Within the Alteromonas sp. M12 genome, the region CGACAAGTCATTGATTACATCGAAATTTTTAAGTTTCAAACTGCCAGTATTGCCATTTGAATCTAAATATTGAATTCGATATTTATCGGGGAAATAAACAAAATCAGAAATGACATGATAGTTTGAAATAATATCGCCATCCTCGCTGACTCGAAATCCAGAACCGATGGACGATTTATTACCAGACTCCTTATCAATCATCTGAATTTGATAGAGTGAATTGCGGTATTGGCTAAACAGGTTTTGAGCCGTTTGCTGACTAAAAGTATGTTGGCTATATAACAAGGATATAAAAATAATAATTCTTAGCACTAAAAATCCCATTAAAATACTGATGATGGAAACAAGGAATTGTTTGGATCCCGATTAAAAATTGCTGCAATGATTAATCTCGGGTGTTTGTTCTTGCTAAAATAAACGGAGTTACTATTCTCCCTCACTTACTTTACTTGACCCTGTAGGTCGCAAAAAGTTGCGCACTAGCATTTATTTAAAAGGTCAAAGTGGGGTAACAACTTTATTCCTTTGGTTTGAGTGTATAATAGGAGAATATGAACGCAATTAATATTCTAAATAATTTTATTACATGCCTAAAACATTAAAAAAGCTAAAATTATCTGCAAATCTTCCCCGCTTAGGTAATCGATTCAGTCAATATTTAGGGGATACCGTCTTGCATGTTTTGGGGTGGAAATTTGAAGGTGAATTTCCTGCCTATAGTAAAATGGTCATTGCGGTAGCGCCTCATACCTCTAATTGGGACTTCGTAATTGGCATGGCCGCTGTGTTTGCGTTAAAGCTTAAAATCACCTTTTTTGGTAAACATAGTATTTTTATTCCACCGTTTAAATCGTTGTTAATCCGTTGGGGAGGGATTCCAATAGAACGTTCACAATCCCATGGGGTAGTGAATCAAATGATTGATAAAATTAAACAAAAAGATAAAATGCTGTTAGCGGTTGCCCCTGAAGGCACCCGCAGTAAAATTTATCCTTGGAAAAGTGGTTTTTTACATATTGCTAAACAAGCGAATATTCCGGTGTTTTTAATTGGCTTAGATTATCGTCATAAATCCATCGTTTTAGGACCGGTTTTTCATCCTAAAGAAGATAACTCTTTAGAAATGCAAAAAGTTTATGGGTTTTATGCTAAAGTGCACGCAAAATTTCCTTCCCAGGTAGCCTTTCCCGCGGAGAGTTCGATTGAAAAATAAAGGTTTTACAACACGGCTTGTGCATGCAGACCGCATTTTAAACAAGCCCCAAGATGGTTCTGTTCATTCTCCTACTAGTAATTCTGTACTTTTTGAGTTTGAAGACGTCAATGATTTAGTTGCCGTTTTTCAAGGAAAGAAAATAGGACATGTATATTCGAGATCTTCTTCTTCTTCTAACGCAGCCTTACAAAATATGTTGGCTGATATAGAAGGAGGCGTAGCAGCAGTTACTTTTGCCACTGGAATGGCGGCAATTTCCTCTATGCTGTTGGCGCTATTGAAGAAAGACGATCATATTATTGTCAGCCAGTTTTTGTTCGGCAATACCAGTAGTTTAATGGTGACATTGCAAAGTTTAGGCATTCAAGTTAGCTATGTTGATACCACGAATATCAATTTGATAACTCAAGAGCTTAAAGAAAATACCAGAATGGTATTTACCGAAACCATAGCTAACCCTGTTACTCAGGTTGCCGATTTACAAGCTATTGGTGAGTTCTGTGAAACAAATAAACTGCTCTTTATCATCGATAATACTATGACACCAGGGTATATATTTGATGCTAAAGCAGTGAAAGCATCATTAACGGTTACTTCATTGACTAAATATATTGCTGGTCACGGCAATGTATTAGGTGGTGCTGTGGTTGATACCGGCTTTTACGATTGGTCAGCGTATCCAAATATTTTTGATTTGTACCGAGTGGGAGATCCTGCCACCTGGGGAATGACGCAAATTCGTAAAAAAGGGTTGCGTGATTTGGGCGCGACATTATCGCCTCATTCAGCGCAACAAATTTCTGTGGGCTTAGAAACCTTAGCATTACGACTGCAAAGAACCTGTCAAAACGCGCTAAGACTTGCTACTTATTTACATGGGCACAGTAAAGTCGCCAATGTTTATTACCCCGGATTAGCTGACCATCCACAACACTATATCGCCAGAGAATTGTTTAATGGTAATTATGGTGGTGTATTTAGTATGGATTTGTCACCTGGATTGGATATTCATAAATTTCTTAATTCATTGAAGACTGTAGTGATAGCGACGCACTTAGGTGACACTCGTACCTTATGTTTGCCGGTAGCCTCTACAATATTTTATGAAAATGGCGCTGAACAACGAGCTCAAATGGGGATTAATGAGAATATGATTAGATTTTCGGTCGGTATCGAAGATATTGACGATATTGTTGCAGACTTTGAACAAGCATTTACTAAGATCTAATTATTTAATCGAAATAAATCTATAAAATTCAATTGCTTGGATGAAAATATTTAAATTTCACAAAATATTATGAACTAATTATTTTTATCATTGACTAATAATTAGTTGTAAAGATGTTTTATTGCTAAAACAGTAAAACATTTCATTGTGTGTTCCAAGTGATGTGTGTTTATTGCCCCGTTTATCGGGGCTTTTTTTTTGTCTAATATTTTAAATATCAGTGAAGGCTAGCAAGACTAAAACAGTTAGAGTGCTATCGCTTCTTTTATATCTTTTCGAAATTCTTTATCAGATGGTTTGGTTGAGGATTTATACCCTTTTACGACGTTGCCATTTTTATCCACTAAGTATTTATAGAAATTCCATCCAGGCTCCATACCACTTTGTTTGGATAGTTTACGGAATAACGGATCGGCGTTTGCGCCTTTTACCCGTGTGACTTCAAACATTGGAAATTCCACACCATAGGTAAGTTCGCACAATTCAGCGGTTTTACTCTCGTCACTAAATTCTTGTTTAAAATCATGTGAGGGAAAGCCTAACACCACAAGCCCCTGATCTCTATATTCACTGTATAAGGATTCAAGTCCTTCAAATTGAGGAGTGTAACCGCACTTACTAGCGGTGTTTACTATAAGCAGTGTTTTTCCTTGGTATTCACTGCACATGTTTACAGTTTCCTGAGAGTTTAATTTACGTTTCATAAATTTTAGAACATCTGGGCATTCGTTTGCAGAGGCAAACATAGGGGTAACAACTAAACTACATAGTAATACTAATTTTTTCATGAAAACTCCGTTGCTTTGACAGAACAAAAATTTGGCAGCTAAACGTTACTATCTTTATTAAGCAATTTTAGATCACTTGTTTACCTAAATACTTTCATGCGTTTTAATAGTGCTTTACGTTCTACTGACTATAACAAAAAGCAGAGAGTCAAAAATGCAAAAAAGCTTTAAACTGCTCATTATTTCTACTATCACCTCAAGTTTACTCGCTTGTTCTGGAATTCAAACTTCTGAAGCCCCCGCTGAATCTAATCTGGTTAATACAGATAGGGAAGTTGCTTCAATTTATCAGCCAATTAAACAACAAGCCTCTTATCTGAGTGATAATAACGAGGAGTTAACCCTACAAAACATAATGGCTGATCCAGATTGGATTGGTAGACAACCTCAATCTCCATATTGGTCACTAGATGGAAATAGTTATTTCTATTCACAGAAACGTGAAGGATCTGTGGTCAAAGATTTATTTCAACAGCCGGTATCATCGAAAACGGCCAATTTAGTTCCAATTGCAAATTACCATCAGGTTTCCTATAAAAATAAGGTTTTTAACCAAAGCAGAAACAAAGTTGCATGGGTGTTTAAACAAAATGTATTTATGCAAGACCTTAACTCAGGTGAGATTTCGCAGCTTACCCGCAGTGACCAATATTTAACTAATTTACAGTTTTTAAAAGATGGTAGGTTGAGTTATCGAGTTTATAACAAAATTTATGCCATCGATGTTGCCTCAGGTATAACTGAACAATTGGTGAGTTGGGAATTCAAAGAAGCACCGCAAGCCAACGAACCCGCTAAAGATTATATCGCTCAGCAGCAATTGAATTTGATTGAAGTTTTGCGTGATCGTAGGCAGCGCACACAAGACAAGTTCGAGTTTAATGCGCAAATTTCTGAACAGAATCAATCAACCACCCCTGAACCTTTTTATTTCCCTGTTGATAATAAAACCGCCGATGCAAGTCTTTCTCCTAATGGTAGATATCTTATTTTAGCCATCGAAAAAGATACGCCAAGTCGAGATGAAGGCGATATTATGCCCAATTACATTAAAGAAGATGGCCGTATTAAAGCTGAGAAAGTTAGGCACCGGGTGGCGGATGCTAAGCCCAAAAGCCAATATTTGTGGTTGTTAGATTTACAAACGGGCACACAAAAAGAACTGTCCTATAAGAGCTTGCCCGGATATAACGAAGACGTTTTAGAGCAGGTTAAACGAGAAAATGCAGAAGCCAAAGGACTAACCTATCAAAGTAATCGACTGCCCAGAGATATAGGTTTATTGGTAGATTGGGGATGGAATCAAAGCGCTATTGCTTGGCAAGCGGATGGTGAAAATGTTGCGATCATGTTGGAAGCTTGGGATAACAAGGATCGTTGGTTAACCACAGTAGATTTTGCGACGCAAACGTTAGTGACCCAGGATCGATTGCACGATGATGCTTGGATTAATTATAACTTCAATAGTTTTGGATGGTTGAATCACTCATCAAAATTATACTTTTTATCGGAAAAAAGTGGGTATGCGCATCTCTATTTAAAAGATTTAAATAGTAATGCAAAACAACTCACTAGTGGTGAGTACGAAGTTGATGAGTTAACTTTAACCGCAAATGACCAATATATTTATTTCAAAGCAAATAAAAAACATCCTGGCATTTACGAAATTTATCGGGTTGATTTAAACAGTGGTGATATTGAAGAGTTAACTAACTTAAATGGTGTCACTGACTATTTACTTAATGACGCCCAAAACAAGTTATTGTTAACTCACTCTAAGTTAACCATGCCGCCAGAGCTATTCGTGAAAACACTAGGTTCTGAGGAGCCAGCGCAACAGGTAACATTCACGACTAGTGAGGCATTTAAGCAAATCAACTGGACGATTCCCGAGATTGTTCCGATTAAATCTTCTCATGCTCAACAACCCATTTATGCTCGTTTATATGCGCCTAAAGATGCAGGTGAAGGAGAGAAAAAACGCGCTGTAATATTTAATCATGGAGCAGGGTATCTACAAAACTCTCACCTAGGTTGGTCAGCTTACTTCCGTGAATTCATGTTCCATAATCTGCTGGTGCAAAAAGGTTATGTTGTTTTAGACATGGACTATCGTGCATCCGCAGGTTACGGCAGAGATTGGCGCACGGCTATTTATCGACACATGGGTAAACCTGAAATAAAAGATTTGGTTGATGGTGTTGATTGGATGGTGAACAACGTTAATGTCGATCGAAATAGAATAGGGACCTATGGCGGATCTTACGGTGGTTTTATGACCTTTATGGCACTGTTTACTGAGCCCGACCTCTTTCAAGCTGGCGCTGCCTTGCGTCCTGTTTCGGATTGGGCACATTATAACCATCCATACACAAGCAATATTCTAAATACTCCCGACGTTGATCCTATTGCCTATGAACGCAGTTCACCTATTTATTTTGCCGAAGGTCTGACTAAACCACTGCTTATCAATGCACCTATGGTTGACTCAAATGTGTTTTTTGTTGATACAGTGCGTTTGGTACAGCGATTGATTGAATTAGAAAAACAAAACTTTGAAACGGCTATTTATCCAGTTGAATCTCATGGTTTCATTGAACCGAGTTCTTGGTTAGACGAGTATCGTAGAATCTTTAAATTGTTTGAAGAAAACTTATAAACTTATAAACTTATTAATTGTCTATTTGCCTCAGGTATTCTGAGGCAAATATTTATTTTTTATCCAGTAAACTAAGATACATCCTAAACCACCCACTGCACCGTATAAATGAGCATCAACAGCTACATTTGCAGCAATCAATTCAGTGATCATTTGGTCTGCGCCAAATAGTTGTTCGTAAATAATTTTTGCCCAAACTCCTAACATTAAAATCCAGCCAAATTTTACTTTATGACGGATGTCTAAATATGCTCCGTAAACAAAGATGCCATGTAAAGCACCTGAAAGGCCTGCGTACCAATCTAGATTAGGTGAATAAAAGAATATGCCAAAGGTGACAAACAAACTTAGCAGCCAGGTGCTTAATAGATAATTTTTAAGGGTGTAATATTGTCCGTGAATAGCCCAAAGTAAGCCTATGCCTGCAATATTAAGCAATAAGTGGTTGCTATTGGTGTGCACAAAATTAGCACTGAGAAATTGCCACCAATCGCCGTTTAGCACCATTTCTCGCTGCAATGCTAAATAAGCCGAAGTGGTAGGTTCAAATAGCCACAATAAACAGCACAAGAGCGCGATAAAAATAGGCCCAGTTATTTGTTGAAATTTTATGGGTAAATTTAACAAGTTGCCAACATAATATTTATAAATAATGGTGAACACCTTAACTAAATCCATGATTTCGTACAAGAATGCTTTAATAACTACATTTTGTGTTGCATCCTAATCTGTGGCTCGTTATCTTTCCATCATCCCAAAAGCCGTTTATTGAGATTGTCTGTGAAATCATTGTTTAAAGTAATATGCGTACTCTGTTTAATATCGTTTAACCAAGTTAACGCTAAGCAAACGACTAGGGAAGATCGCGAGCCAGAAGCCGCCACTGGTGTTAGTCAGAAAAAAGCACGGATTGCTGAAGAATATATGGTGGTGTCCGCAAACCCATATGCTTCATGGGCAGGTAAAAATATTATTAGTAATGGTGGAAGTGCTATCGATGCCGCCATTGCTGTTCAAGCGATGCTAACCCTTGTTGAGCCGCAATCATCAGGTATTGGTGGCGGAAATTTCATTTTATACTGGGATAATAAAGCTAAAAAGCTGCATACATTTGATGGTCGCGAAACGGCGCCTTCAGAAGCTAATGCTTATTTGTTCATGCATGAAGGAAAACCCTTAAAATGGCGAGATGCCGTAGTTGGTGGGCGTTCTGTAGGCGTACCAGGCGCGTTAAAAGCATTAGAGAAAGCACACAAACAGTTTGGCAAATTACCTTGGAATTCACTGTTTACTGATGCGATTAATACAGCAGAGAAAGGTTTCACGGTTTCGGCTCGTTTAGAGAAGCTTCTTTCATTGCGTTTTCATCCTGGCTTAGAAGCCTTTTTAAATCCTAAAACCTATTTTTATCCAAATGGTATAGAACTCAAAGAAGGGACAAATAAAACCAACGTTAAACTGTCTAAAGTGTTCGAAAAAATATCAGAACAAGGAGCCGATTATCTGTATAAAGGTGAATTGGCGGATAAAATCGCGAAAACCGTTCAGTATTCAACAATTAACCCCGGTAAATTAAGTGTTCAAGATCTTGAAAATTACCAAGCGAAAGAACGGGACCCTATTTGTGGATTCTATCGTAAATATAAAATTTGCGGCATGGCTCCTCCTAGTTCCGGTGGCATAAGCGTATTACAAATACTTAAAATGCTTGAAGACTATGACTTGTCAAAAATGGATCCAGACTCATTAGAATCTATTCATTTATTCACACAAGCATCCAAATTAGCCTATGCCGATCGGGATAAATACATTGCGGACAGTGATTTTGTGCAATTGCCCTTTGCCGCATTGATTAATCAAACTTATTTGTCGCAACGTGCTGAATTAATCAAAGCAGATAAAGATATGGGCAAGGCTGAAGCCGGTGAACCTTATATCAATGCTTCTTTGATTGGCATGGATACATCCTTTGAATTACCTAATACTAGTCACGTTTCCATTGTTGACAAAGAAGGTAACGCTCTTGCCATGACCACCAGTATTGAATTTGGCTTTGGCTCAGGGTTAATGGTTGAAGGGTTTTTACTGAATAATCAACTAACTGATTTTTCATTGAATCCTAGTCCTAATAATCGTCCAGCCCTTAACCGAGTCGAACCTAATAAACGTCCTCGTAGTGCCATGAGTCCTACTATGGTATTTGACCAAAACGGTCAACTAATGTTGGTAATAGGCTCTCCCGGCGGCAGTCGAATTGTCAGTTATGTGGCGCAAACTATTGTAGGTGTAGTCGATTGGGGATTGGATATTCAGCAGGCTATTAATTTACCTAAAATCACCAATCGAAATGATTATACTGCGCTAGAAAAAGGCACTTCTTTAGAGAAGTGGGAAGCTAAATTGAGTGCTATGGGCCATAACGTTAAGATCATTGATTTAAATAGCGGGCTTCACGGAATTCAATTTAAAAACGGAAAAATTATAGGTGGTGCGGATCCGAGAAGGGAAGGTGTCGCGGTTGGAGATTAAAGCATTGTTTAAACCTATGCTTAATGTAAAGGCATCCACGGTAGCAATAGCTAATGATAGTTTAAAAAATTTGAGGCGTAGAAGTCTTAACCAAAGGAATGATAATGAAGTCTAGTTTAAAAATGTTCGGTGCGATGGTCGCCACAGTAATATTGAGTGGTTGCATGAGTATGCCTATATCGACCATGTACAAAATGTCACAATTTTCCCCTTTTGATATGGAGCCTCAGGATATACGAATTGCACTGCGCACCGATAAAAGTATCGAGGTGAAAAATGGCGCAGCTAAAATTTTCATGAGTTACAGTTCTGATGGAAACGATAGCTTGCCTGCTTTTTACGAAGAACATAATTTTAGTGTGGAAATACTGCAATATCAACATTCAGAAATGCCTGAAATTTTGTTAGACGACATTGAAGATAATGAGCGCGTTACTATTCTTAAGTTATCTGATAGCGATGCCCAAGCAATGAAAGATTTACTGGCTAAAGCCAAGCAATATAAAGCGTTAGATGCTAAAGGACGAGGAGAATTTGCCATCAGCACTGAGAATAATTGTTTTGGTAATTTAAATAACTTTGCATCCTTGGAAGTAGATGTGTTTCTGCAAGCCGTCAAAGAAGATGGTTATATGTTGTTTTTAGAAGATGTAGATGTCATTGAACAAGCCAAAGATAACGATATTGATTTGAAACAAACGAACCTTTGCGAGGCGGGGTAGTAGATCACTATCGTTCGCTTATTTGTATCAGGTTATGCCCGAAGCTAAACAAATATTGTTTAGCTTCGCTGTTTATAAACATTCAACCTTGAAAAATTGAGCGTCGCTGTGCGCTTTCTTTAGCCTCGATTACCACTGATATATTCTACTCGTTGATAAAAAATCCTATTGTTCTAGAGCTAGGTAATCTAATTTAGCTGTTTTTGATTGTGTGTTTTTTTATGAAAACTGCTAAGTTATTCGCCATTAATAATTAGATAAAGGCTTAACATGTTTAAAGTAAATGAATATTTTGAAGGGAAAGTAACTTCTATGGCGTTTCAAACCGCTACATTACCCGCTACGGTTGGGGTGATGGCGCCAGGAGAGTATGAGTTTGGTACTAGCGAATTTGAAACCATGACAGTGGTGAGTGGTGCGTTAACTGTGTTGTTGCCAGGACAAACAGAATGGCAAACTTTTACAACTAATCAGGTCTTTACCATTGAAGCAAATGTGAAATTTCAAGTAAAAGTAACAGTAGATACTGCTTATCTTTGTACATACGGTAAATAGTGGTTTTTATTTGCTAAAGTTTAGTTAAAACTGACGGGCACTTTATTTAAAAAAGTGTCCAATTTTCAATTAATTTAAGTGTCAAATGTCCTCTGCAAAATCAACAGTAAAAAAGTTAGATGAAAATACCGTTAAGGCACTGACTAAAGTGTGCGAAGAAGCGAAACGAACTGTTCAAGGATTTGACTGGTTAACTCACACAGCCGATTACAGTAACTTCCCGTCTAGTTTAGTCATTACTTGCGTGTTTTTAACGGAACAACAGGTTATCGATGCAAAAGCACAGCAACAAGATGCCTATTTACGAAAATTAATCCATAAACAATTATTAAAAGTGGGGATTTTATTGAAGAATCCCAAACATAATGTATTTTTTGATAGCGAAGAAGCGTGTGCAATGAGCCATCAAGGAAATTGGGATAAACGTCTCAGGTTATTCCATTAATTTAAAAACTATTTTAAACGATTATTCAATGGTGGTGAGTTTGTTCTGGTCAGCATGATAGTCGAATGCATCCTGTAAATCGCGCATTATTGTTCTGCCAGTAGAGAGTGGGGGAATTTGTTGCAAAGTAAAAAAGTCAGCTCCACAGGTTTCCAT harbors:
- a CDS encoding 1-acyl-sn-glycerol-3-phosphate acyltransferase: MPKTLKKLKLSANLPRLGNRFSQYLGDTVLHVLGWKFEGEFPAYSKMVIAVAPHTSNWDFVIGMAAVFALKLKITFFGKHSIFIPPFKSLLIRWGGIPIERSQSHGVVNQMIDKIKQKDKMLLAVAPEGTRSKIYPWKSGFLHIAKQANIPVFLIGLDYRHKSIVLGPVFHPKEDNSLEMQKVYGFYAKVHAKFPSQVAFPAESSIEK
- a CDS encoding cystathionine gamma-synthase family protein, with protein sequence MKNKGFTTRLVHADRILNKPQDGSVHSPTSNSVLFEFEDVNDLVAVFQGKKIGHVYSRSSSSSNAALQNMLADIEGGVAAVTFATGMAAISSMLLALLKKDDHIIVSQFLFGNTSSLMVTLQSLGIQVSYVDTTNINLITQELKENTRMVFTETIANPVTQVADLQAIGEFCETNKLLFIIDNTMTPGYIFDAKAVKASLTVTSLTKYIAGHGNVLGGAVVDTGFYDWSAYPNIFDLYRVGDPATWGMTQIRKKGLRDLGATLSPHSAQQISVGLETLALRLQRTCQNALRLATYLHGHSKVANVYYPGLADHPQHYIARELFNGNYGGVFSMDLSPGLDIHKFLNSLKTVVIATHLGDTRTLCLPVASTIFYENGAEQRAQMGINENMIRFSVGIEDIDDIVADFEQAFTKI
- a CDS encoding glutathione peroxidase, producing the protein MKKLVLLCSLVVTPMFASANECPDVLKFMKRKLNSQETVNMCSEYQGKTLLIVNTASKCGYTPQFEGLESLYSEYRDQGLVVLGFPSHDFKQEFSDESKTAELCELTYGVEFPMFEVTRVKGANADPLFRKLSKQSGMEPGWNFYKYLVDKNGNVVKGYKSSTKPSDKEFRKDIKEAIAL
- a CDS encoding prolyl oligopeptidase family serine peptidase; protein product: MQKSFKLLIISTITSSLLACSGIQTSEAPAESNLVNTDREVASIYQPIKQQASYLSDNNEELTLQNIMADPDWIGRQPQSPYWSLDGNSYFYSQKREGSVVKDLFQQPVSSKTANLVPIANYHQVSYKNKVFNQSRNKVAWVFKQNVFMQDLNSGEISQLTRSDQYLTNLQFLKDGRLSYRVYNKIYAIDVASGITEQLVSWEFKEAPQANEPAKDYIAQQQLNLIEVLRDRRQRTQDKFEFNAQISEQNQSTTPEPFYFPVDNKTADASLSPNGRYLILAIEKDTPSRDEGDIMPNYIKEDGRIKAEKVRHRVADAKPKSQYLWLLDLQTGTQKELSYKSLPGYNEDVLEQVKRENAEAKGLTYQSNRLPRDIGLLVDWGWNQSAIAWQADGENVAIMLEAWDNKDRWLTTVDFATQTLVTQDRLHDDAWINYNFNSFGWLNHSSKLYFLSEKSGYAHLYLKDLNSNAKQLTSGEYEVDELTLTANDQYIYFKANKKHPGIYEIYRVDLNSGDIEELTNLNGVTDYLLNDAQNKLLLTHSKLTMPPELFVKTLGSEEPAQQVTFTTSEAFKQINWTIPEIVPIKSSHAQQPIYARLYAPKDAGEGEKKRAVIFNHGAGYLQNSHLGWSAYFREFMFHNLLVQKGYVVLDMDYRASAGYGRDWRTAIYRHMGKPEIKDLVDGVDWMVNNVNVDRNRIGTYGGSYGGFMTFMALFTEPDLFQAGAALRPVSDWAHYNHPYTSNILNTPDVDPIAYERSSPIYFAEGLTKPLLINAPMVDSNVFFVDTVRLVQRLIELEKQNFETAIYPVESHGFIEPSSWLDEYRRIFKLFEENL
- the rrtA gene encoding rhombosortase, whose protein sequence is MDLVKVFTIIYKYYVGNLLNLPIKFQQITGPIFIALLCCLLWLFEPTTSAYLALQREMVLNGDWWQFLSANFVHTNSNHLLLNIAGIGLLWAIHGQYYTLKNYLLSTWLLSLFVTFGIFFYSPNLDWYAGLSGALHGIFVYGAYLDIRHKVKFGWILMLGVWAKIIYEQLFGADQMITELIAANVAVDAHLYGAVGGLGCILVYWIKNKYLPQNT
- the ggt gene encoding gamma-glutamyltransferase, which codes for MKSLFKVICVLCLISFNQVNAKQTTREDREPEAATGVSQKKARIAEEYMVVSANPYASWAGKNIISNGGSAIDAAIAVQAMLTLVEPQSSGIGGGNFILYWDNKAKKLHTFDGRETAPSEANAYLFMHEGKPLKWRDAVVGGRSVGVPGALKALEKAHKQFGKLPWNSLFTDAINTAEKGFTVSARLEKLLSLRFHPGLEAFLNPKTYFYPNGIELKEGTNKTNVKLSKVFEKISEQGADYLYKGELADKIAKTVQYSTINPGKLSVQDLENYQAKERDPICGFYRKYKICGMAPPSSGGISVLQILKMLEDYDLSKMDPDSLESIHLFTQASKLAYADRDKYIADSDFVQLPFAALINQTYLSQRAELIKADKDMGKAEAGEPYINASLIGMDTSFELPNTSHVSIVDKEGNALAMTTSIEFGFGSGLMVEGFLLNNQLTDFSLNPSPNNRPALNRVEPNKRPRSAMSPTMVFDQNGQLMLVIGSPGGSRIVSYVAQTIVGVVDWGLDIQQAINLPKITNRNDYTALEKGTSLEKWEAKLSAMGHNVKIIDLNSGLHGIQFKNGKIIGGADPRREGVAVGD
- a CDS encoding pyrimidine/purine nucleoside phosphorylase, encoding MFKVNEYFEGKVTSMAFQTATLPATVGVMAPGEYEFGTSEFETMTVVSGALTVLLPGQTEWQTFTTNQVFTIEANVKFQVKVTVDTAYLCTYGK
- a CDS encoding Fis family transcriptional regulator; its protein translation is MSSAKSTVKKLDENTVKALTKVCEEAKRTVQGFDWLTHTADYSNFPSSLVITCVFLTEQQVIDAKAQQQDAYLRKLIHKQLLKVGILLKNPKHNVFFDSEEACAMSHQGNWDKRLRLFH